From one Agathobaculum sp. NTUH-O15-33 genomic stretch:
- the murD gene encoding UDP-N-acetylmuramoyl-L-alanine--D-glutamate ligase gives MTALEQYFGGLLDKTVGVIGAGVSNMPLISMLRAAGIKVTVHDKKTPEDLGDQYATLATLGVDFVLGEHYLDALTEDVIFRTPGLHPRFLEKARENGSTVTSEMELFFAVCPCPIIGITGSDGKTTTTTLVCEMLRHAGKTVHLGGNIGRPLLPRVNEMGPEDLAVVELSSFQLMHMKYSPSVAAITNLTPNHLDYHKDFEEYVEAKTAIYRNQKPGDRLILNLDDKVTRSLHASGNLFCTSKESELANGVYLKNDTIYIAENGVSRELMAAGDIRIPGAHNVYNMMMAAAIVQGWCTDEDIRAVAATFGGVEHRIEFVREKDGVKYYNDSIASSPTRTIAGLASFQQKVILIAGGYDKNIPYDVLGEPICRHVKTLFVTGATGPKIRDCVRNAEGEKPPVIEVEDLETAVREASAVAEPGDVVMMSPASASFDRFKNFMERGNLFKALVNAL, from the coding sequence ATGACAGCTTTGGAACAATATTTTGGCGGCTTGCTGGATAAAACGGTCGGCGTGATCGGCGCCGGGGTCAGCAATATGCCGCTCATCAGTATGCTGCGCGCAGCCGGTATCAAGGTGACCGTGCACGACAAAAAAACGCCCGAGGATCTGGGCGATCAATACGCCACGCTGGCGACGCTGGGCGTGGATTTTGTGCTGGGGGAGCATTATCTGGACGCGCTGACGGAGGATGTGATCTTCCGCACGCCCGGCCTGCACCCGCGCTTTCTGGAAAAGGCGCGTGAAAACGGCAGCACCGTCACCAGCGAAATGGAGCTTTTCTTCGCGGTGTGCCCGTGTCCGATCATCGGCATCACCGGGTCGGACGGCAAAACCACCACGACCACGCTGGTTTGCGAAATGCTGCGGCACGCGGGCAAAACCGTGCATCTGGGCGGCAATATTGGCCGGCCGCTGCTGCCGCGCGTCAATGAGATGGGGCCGGAGGATCTCGCCGTGGTCGAGCTTTCTTCCTTCCAGCTGATGCACATGAAGTACAGCCCGTCGGTCGCGGCGATCACCAACCTGACGCCGAACCACCTCGATTACCATAAGGATTTCGAGGAGTATGTCGAGGCAAAGACCGCGATCTATCGCAACCAAAAGCCGGGTGACCGGCTGATCCTTAATTTGGACGACAAGGTCACGCGTTCGCTGCACGCGTCCGGCAACCTTTTTTGCACCAGCAAGGAGAGCGAGCTGGCCAACGGCGTATATCTGAAAAACGACACCATCTATATCGCGGAAAACGGCGTGTCGCGCGAACTGATGGCGGCGGGCGATATCCGCATCCCCGGCGCGCACAACGTTTACAACATGATGATGGCCGCCGCGATCGTTCAGGGCTGGTGCACGGACGAGGATATCCGCGCCGTGGCCGCTACCTTCGGCGGGGTGGAGCACCGCATCGAGTTTGTACGGGAGAAGGACGGGGTCAAGTATTATAACGATTCTATCGCTTCCAGCCCGACGCGTACGATCGCGGGTCTCGCTTCGTTTCAGCAAAAGGTAATCCTCATCGCGGGCGGATATGATAAGAACATTCCGTACGACGTGCTGGGCGAGCCGATCTGCCGCCATGTGAAAACGCTGTTCGTCACCGGCGCGACCGGGCCCAAGATACGCGATTGCGTACGGAATGCCGAGGGCGAAAAGCCGCCGGTGATCGAAGTGGAAGATCTGGAGACCGCCGTGCGCGAGGCATCCGCCGTGGCGGAGCCGGGCGACGTGGTCATGATGAGCCCGGCAAGCGCCTCGTTTGACCGCTTCAAAAACTTTATGGAGCGCGGCAACCTGTTCAAGGCGCTGGTAAACGCACTATAA
- a CDS encoding GntR family transcriptional regulator → MEIILSNMDGAPIYEQIFRQIKTKIVSGELRAGEALPSMRLLAKELRISVITTKRAYEELERNGFIVTQTGRGSFVASCSTERLREEQLRVVEEHLSNAVQAARIGQLPENEFLDIAKTLFEEET, encoded by the coding sequence ATGGAGATCATCCTGTCGAATATGGACGGCGCACCGATCTATGAACAGATTTTCCGACAGATCAAGACCAAGATCGTATCGGGCGAACTGCGTGCGGGAGAAGCGCTGCCTTCCATGCGCCTGCTGGCAAAGGAACTGCGTATCAGTGTGATTACGACCAAGCGGGCCTATGAGGAACTGGAGCGAAACGGATTTATCGTAACGCAGACCGGGCGCGGCAGCTTTGTCGCCTCGTGCAGTACCGAACGGCTGCGCGAAGAACAGCTGCGCGTGGTGGAGGAACATTTGTCGAACGCGGTGCAGGCCGCACGGATTGGGCAGCTGCCTGAAAATGAATTTTTGGATATTGCCAAGACTCTGTTCGAGGAGGAAACATAA
- a CDS encoding MATE family efflux transporter has translation MQTQNLNREFGRYVTLNIFGMIGLSCYILADTFFIARGTGANGLAALNIAIPAYSVMHGTGLMIGVGGATRYSVCRAQGDGAAADRTFTHAVLLALLVSAVFLALGAFFFRSARPPARRE, from the coding sequence ATGCAAACGCAAAACCTAAACCGGGAATTCGGCCGGTACGTCACCCTGAACATCTTCGGCATGATCGGCCTTTCATGCTATATTCTGGCCGATACGTTTTTTATCGCCCGCGGCACGGGCGCGAACGGACTGGCCGCGCTGAACATCGCCATACCAGCCTACAGCGTGATGCACGGAACCGGGCTGATGATCGGTGTGGGCGGCGCGACGCGCTACTCCGTCTGCCGCGCGCAGGGCGATGGGGCGGCGGCAGACCGCACCTTCACCCACGCCGTTTTGCTCGCGCTGCTTGTCAGCGCGGTATTTCTCGCCCTCGGCGCGTTTTTTTTCCGCTCCGCTCGCCCGCCTGCTCGGCGCGAATGA
- a CDS encoding YhcH/YjgK/YiaL family protein, whose protein sequence is MALPAGRYDVDGENCRLFKQSFDSKPIDEKGFELHTKYTDLQIVLGGIETCYIDFVNDQNAYPGYDEEADLCLYPHQVDGRIILYPGVFALLEPNDGHLPQRRYGDTPVHVEKLLFKLRNAPA, encoded by the coding sequence TTGGCTCTGCCGGCCGGCAGATACGACGTCGACGGCGAAAATTGCCGCCTATTCAAGCAATCCTTTGATTCCAAGCCCATCGACGAAAAGGGCTTTGAGCTCCACACCAAATATACCGATCTTCAGATCGTCCTCGGCGGGATCGAGACCTGCTACATCGACTTTGTCAACGACCAGAACGCATATCCCGGCTATGACGAAGAGGCGGACCTCTGCCTCTATCCCCATCAAGTGGACGGCCGTATCATTCTATATCCCGGCGTATTCGCCCTTTTGGAGCCGAACGACGGCCACCTGCCGCAGCGCCGCTACGGCGACACACCGGTACATGTGGAAAAGCTTTTGTTCAAGTTGCGGAACGCGCCAGCGTAA
- the hydA gene encoding dihydropyrimidinase: MDLIIKGGTVVSPYGRKQTDVMVDKGKIVAVGDASGFQAGRVVDATGKMVIPGGIDTHVHIESPYMGRFGGDDYYTASVAAAIGGTTTFIDFVKPSEGHTPMELAQKRISMAEERGAVVDFSFHIVLNKAAPEVFGAIKEMVAFGTPSFKMYTTTTKDGDIYALMEEIKKQGGLAFIHSENAGIIDYKVAQALSEGKTDYIYQALTRPNIVEQEAIQRMALFATKLGAAVFIAHVSTHEGAEICQAAKKKGLPVYAETCPHYLLFTEDKLRDAENGLLYIQSPPLRKEEDIDALWKALKNRSIHVTSTDHSSFPRFEKAMDLKKDENGNYIPEFNKVTNGVPGIEMRLPTLINGVSEGKLTWEELVYVNSYGAAKIFGFYPDKGLIEAGADADIVLVDPDKEVSITNAMLHMKVDYTVYEGLQYKGWPVMTIQKGVILAENGAFVGPKGHGKFIRRKLDPTILKTSDWS; this comes from the coding sequence ATGGATCTGATCATCAAGGGAGGAACGGTCGTATCTCCTTACGGGCGTAAACAGACGGACGTGATGGTGGACAAGGGTAAAATCGTCGCGGTTGGCGACGCGAGCGGTTTTCAGGCCGGCCGCGTCGTGGACGCCACCGGTAAAATGGTCATTCCCGGCGGTATCGATACCCACGTGCACATCGAATCCCCTTATATGGGACGCTTTGGCGGGGATGATTATTATACCGCCTCGGTGGCGGCCGCGATCGGCGGCACCACTACTTTTATCGATTTCGTCAAGCCGTCCGAAGGTCATACGCCGATGGAGCTGGCGCAAAAGCGCATTTCCATGGCCGAGGAACGCGGCGCGGTCGTCGATTTCAGCTTTCATATCGTTTTGAACAAGGCTGCTCCGGAAGTGTTCGGCGCGATCAAGGAAATGGTCGCCTTCGGCACCCCATCCTTTAAGATGTATACGACAACCACCAAGGACGGCGATATTTACGCCTTAATGGAAGAGATTAAGAAGCAGGGCGGCTTGGCATTTATACACTCGGAAAACGCCGGAATCATTGATTATAAGGTCGCGCAGGCGTTAAGCGAAGGCAAAACCGACTATATTTATCAAGCGCTGACGCGGCCGAACATTGTGGAGCAGGAAGCGATTCAGCGCATGGCGCTGTTTGCCACAAAGCTCGGAGCAGCCGTCTTTATCGCGCACGTGTCCACCCATGAAGGCGCGGAGATCTGTCAGGCGGCAAAGAAAAAGGGCCTGCCCGTCTATGCGGAGACCTGTCCGCATTATCTGCTCTTTACCGAGGACAAGCTCCGGGACGCTGAAAACGGGCTGCTGTATATCCAAAGCCCGCCCTTGCGCAAGGAAGAGGATATCGACGCGCTGTGGAAAGCGCTCAAGAACAGATCGATCCATGTTACCTCGACCGATCATTCCTCCTTCCCCCGGTTTGAAAAGGCCATGGATTTGAAAAAGGATGAAAACGGGAACTATATCCCGGAATTCAACAAGGTGACCAACGGTGTGCCCGGAATCGAAATGCGGCTCCCCACCCTGATCAACGGTGTAAGCGAAGGAAAGCTGACATGGGAAGAGCTGGTATACGTCAACAGCTACGGCGCCGCTAAGATCTTCGGCTTCTATCCCGACAAGGGCCTGATCGAAGCGGGCGCGGACGCGGATATCGTGCTTGTCGATCCCGACAAGGAGGTCTCCATCACAAACGCCATGCTTCATATGAAGGTCGATTATACCGTATATGAAGGGCTGCAGTACAAGGGGTGGCCTGTTATGACCATTCAGAAAGGCGTGATCCTAGCGGAAAACGGAGCATTCGTCGGGCCAAAGGGTCACGGCAAATTCATCCGCCGAAAGCTCGATCCAACCATTCTCAAAACCTCCGATTGGTCATAA
- a CDS encoding ABC-2 transporter permease, with translation MKAMLYADWMSFKQSLKSLLFVLAVFALTGLFISGPSFFSMIIVMLSIMTPITLCSVDKAYGWDRLSLSMPILRRDVVGSKFVLSLSSSLAMLAISTVLAAVYNVLHPEEDLISNLAGLILCEAMSLILMGVILVATVKWGIEKARYVMIACVWVPILFVFLVKKVGVPMPDLSWLESLSGATLCSYAVALTAVGLIVYLICYALAVKVYQKTEL, from the coding sequence ATGAAAGCGATGCTGTATGCCGACTGGATGAGCTTTAAACAGTCGCTCAAGTCACTGCTGTTCGTCCTTGCGGTTTTTGCGCTGACCGGTTTGTTTATAAGCGGACCATCCTTTTTTTCCATGATCATCGTGATGCTCAGCATCATGACGCCGATCACGCTCTGCTCGGTCGATAAGGCCTACGGCTGGGATCGGCTGAGCCTGTCCATGCCGATCCTGCGGCGCGACGTGGTGGGCAGTAAATTCGTACTGAGTCTGTCCTCCAGTCTCGCTATGCTGGCAATCAGCACGGTGCTGGCGGCGGTGTATAACGTGTTGCATCCGGAAGAGGACTTGATCAGCAATCTTGCGGGCCTGATCCTTTGCGAGGCGATGTCGCTGATCCTGATGGGCGTTATTTTGGTGGCTACCGTCAAGTGGGGCATTGAAAAGGCGCGGTATGTGATGATCGCCTGTGTCTGGGTGCCCATCCTCTTTGTGTTTCTGGTAAAGAAGGTGGGCGTGCCCATGCCTGACTTGAGCTGGCTGGAATCGCTCAGCGGCGCCACGCTGTGCTCATACGCGGTCGCGCTGACGGCCGTTGGCCTGATCGTTTATCTGATCTGCTATGCGTTAGCAGTAAAGGTTTATCAAAAGACCGAGCTATAA
- a CDS encoding sensor histidine kinase: MALIFFGYTAVLAILAMIFGFSMDYGDGALAFVLGVVWFGVAAVFLVNRVAGFDKIVEGLKRLRAGELSYKVTDAPAGVFAAMADDINSVGDGLQAALQNEIKAERMKSELITNVSHDLKTPLTSIINYSDLLCKEHLSPEEANDYAKIIYQKSNRLKNLTSDLFDISKVQSGAETIASEKLDVCTLVRQALAEQEHAIADGALVMKVTMPECEVPVLADGKKLSRVLENLLGNCVKYAMHGTRVFITVAQRERDALIEIKNIANYAMEFDSEEITERFVRGDAARTTEGSGLGLAIAKSYVTACGGSLKVDVDGDLFKVTITFPLYGIEPVGNT, from the coding sequence GTGGCGCTGATCTTCTTCGGCTATACGGCCGTGCTTGCCATACTCGCCATGATCTTCGGCTTCTCGATGGACTATGGCGACGGCGCGCTGGCGTTTGTGCTCGGCGTAGTCTGGTTTGGCGTGGCGGCGGTGTTCCTTGTAAACCGCGTCGCGGGGTTCGATAAAATCGTGGAGGGTCTCAAGCGCCTGCGTGCGGGCGAACTGTCCTATAAGGTGACCGACGCGCCGGCGGGTGTGTTCGCCGCCATGGCGGATGATATCAACTCCGTGGGCGACGGCTTGCAGGCCGCGCTGCAAAACGAGATCAAGGCCGAGCGCATGAAGTCCGAGCTGATCACCAATGTATCGCACGATTTGAAAACGCCGCTGACCAGTATCATCAACTATTCCGACTTGCTTTGTAAGGAGCATCTCAGCCCGGAGGAAGCGAATGATTACGCGAAGATCATTTACCAGAAATCAAACCGGCTGAAAAATTTGACGAGCGATCTGTTTGATATCTCCAAGGTGCAGTCCGGCGCGGAAACCATCGCTTCGGAAAAGCTCGATGTGTGCACGCTCGTGCGGCAGGCGCTGGCCGAGCAGGAGCACGCGATCGCGGACGGCGCGCTTGTCATGAAGGTGACCATGCCCGAGTGCGAGGTACCGGTTCTGGCGGACGGCAAAAAGCTTTCCCGCGTGCTGGAAAACCTGCTGGGCAACTGCGTGAAATATGCGATGCACGGCACGCGCGTGTTCATCACCGTGGCGCAGCGCGAGCGCGACGCGCTGATCGAGATTAAAAACATTGCCAACTACGCCATGGAGTTTGACAGCGAGGAGATCACCGAGCGCTTCGTGCGCGGCGACGCGGCCCGCACGACCGAGGGCTCCGGTCTTGGTCTGGCGATCGCCAAAAGCTATGTGACTGCCTGCGGCGGTTCGCTCAAGGTGGATGTGGACGGCGACCTGTTCAAGGTCACCATCACGTTCCCGCTTTATGGAATCGAACCTGTCGGCAATACCTGA
- a CDS encoding HD-GYP domain-containing protein codes for MLQYNISFIDNKAIIGILRRTCNHVDKRLMDHGIRVAYIVSRLLRDMPGWDAAMQRDVCTLAILHDVGAYKTAEIDRMLKFESNNIWEHSVYGYLFVKYFSPLREYAQAILFHHAPWRMLQGAADVSEQNKQIAQLLSIADRVDVCLNAEYCPYAELVSLLQKERGTRFAPALVDRVLEHDFTAVSAEQAESDPVFARMLYGTPFSEADIREYLTMIIFSIDFRSRHTVTHAMTTTSISSELAFFMGLDSAARSDIVCGALLHDLGKIGVPVEILEYPGKLSPQAMSVMRSHVDITEEIFDGSIPPPIQRIALRHHEKLNGAGYPRGLTGGELTLGERIVAVADIVSALAGTRSYKEAYGKERIVRIITQMKSDGLIDPDIVDCMNLHYDEIMRATQDRCLPILDIYQALQEEYITLFTRYNTKEPQ; via the coding sequence ATGCTGCAATATAACATCAGCTTTATCGACAACAAAGCCATTATCGGCATCCTGCGCCGCACCTGCAACCACGTGGACAAGCGCCTGATGGATCACGGCATCCGCGTGGCCTATATCGTCTCCCGCCTGCTGCGCGACATGCCCGGCTGGGACGCCGCGATGCAGCGCGACGTCTGCACGCTTGCCATCCTGCACGATGTGGGCGCTTACAAAACCGCCGAGATCGACCGCATGCTGAAATTTGAAAGCAACAACATTTGGGAGCATTCGGTGTACGGCTATTTGTTCGTCAAATACTTTTCCCCGCTGCGGGAATACGCGCAGGCCATTCTATTTCATCATGCGCCGTGGCGGATGCTGCAAGGCGCGGCCGACGTCAGCGAGCAAAACAAGCAGATCGCGCAGCTGCTCTCGATCGCCGACCGGGTGGACGTATGTCTGAACGCCGAGTATTGCCCGTATGCGGAATTGGTTTCGCTGCTCCAAAAGGAGCGCGGCACACGCTTTGCGCCCGCCCTCGTCGACCGGGTGCTGGAACACGACTTTACCGCCGTTTCCGCCGAACAGGCGGAAAGCGATCCGGTGTTTGCGCGCATGCTGTACGGCACGCCGTTTTCCGAAGCGGATATCCGGGAATATTTGACCATGATCATCTTTAGCATCGATTTTCGCAGCCGCCACACGGTCACCCACGCGATGACCACCACGAGCATCTCCAGCGAACTGGCCTTCTTTATGGGGCTTGACTCCGCCGCGCGCAGCGATATCGTTTGCGGCGCGCTGCTGCACGATCTGGGCAAGATCGGCGTACCGGTCGAAATATTGGAATACCCCGGCAAGCTCAGCCCGCAGGCCATGTCCGTGATGCGGTCCCATGTCGATATCACGGAGGAGATCTTTGACGGCTCCATTCCCCCGCCGATCCAGCGCATCGCCCTTCGTCACCATGAGAAGCTAAACGGCGCAGGCTATCCCCGCGGCCTAACAGGCGGCGAGCTGACCCTCGGCGAGCGCATCGTCGCCGTGGCCGACATCGTGAGCGCCTTGGCCGGTACGCGCAGCTACAAAGAAGCCTACGGCAAGGAACGCATCGTCCGCATCATCACCCAAATGAAAAGCGACGGGCTGATCGACCCCGACATCGTCGATTGTATGAACCTGCATTACGACGAGATCATGCGCGCGACGCAGGACCGCTGCCTGCCTATTCTGGATATCTATCAAGCGCTGCAAGAGGAGTACATCACCCTGTTCACGCGCTATAATACCAAAGAACCGCAATAG
- a CDS encoding ABC transporter ATP-binding protein produces the protein MGEILLECKHLKKYFSVPNGMLHAVDDVSFSLEKGKTLGVVGESGCGKSTLGRTILRLLPHTDGEVIFEGQNILQYSGEQMKRLRTKMQIIFQDPFSSLNPRYTVFDTIEEPLKIHKVYKTQSEVYGRVKELMEVVGLAARYENAYPHELDGGRRQRIGIARALALNPSFIVCDEPVSALDVSIQAQVLNLMMDLKDSLGLTYMFITHDLSVVKHISDDIVVMYLGQIVEKANGNDIFAHPLHPYTKALLSAIPLPDIKYKGKEAETIKGELSSPINPSPGCRFAPRCPKATKKCTACNPALKNMGSDHWVSCHLYD, from the coding sequence ATGGGCGAAATCTTATTAGAATGCAAGCATTTAAAGAAGTATTTCAGCGTGCCGAACGGCATGCTCCATGCCGTGGACGACGTGAGCTTTTCTTTGGAAAAAGGTAAAACGCTGGGCGTCGTGGGCGAAAGCGGCTGCGGCAAGTCCACCTTAGGGCGCACCATACTCCGGTTGCTTCCCCACACCGACGGCGAAGTGATCTTTGAGGGCCAAAACATCCTGCAATACAGCGGCGAGCAAATGAAGCGCCTCAGAACAAAAATGCAGATCATCTTTCAGGACCCTTTTTCCTCGCTCAATCCGCGCTACACCGTTTTTGACACGATTGAGGAACCGCTAAAGATCCACAAGGTCTACAAGACGCAAAGCGAAGTGTACGGCAGGGTCAAGGAGCTCATGGAGGTGGTCGGTCTTGCGGCGCGCTACGAAAACGCCTATCCCCACGAGCTGGACGGCGGGCGGAGACAGCGCATCGGCATCGCCAGAGCGTTAGCCTTGAATCCCAGCTTCATCGTATGCGACGAGCCGGTCAGCGCGCTGGACGTGTCCATACAGGCGCAGGTACTGAATCTGATGATGGATCTCAAGGATTCTCTGGGCCTTACCTACATGTTCATCACGCACGACCTTTCCGTGGTCAAGCATATTTCGGACGATATCGTGGTGATGTACCTTGGCCAGATCGTGGAAAAGGCCAACGGCAACGATATTTTCGCGCACCCTCTGCATCCCTATACCAAGGCGCTGCTCAGCGCCATCCCTCTGCCCGATATCAAGTACAAGGGCAAGGAAGCCGAGACCATCAAGGGCGAGCTGTCCTCGCCGATCAACCCGAGCCCGGGCTGCCGCTTTGCCCCGCGTTGTCCGAAAGCGACGAAAAAATGCACGGCCTGCAACCCCGCGCTCAAAAACATGGGTTCCGATCATTGGGTATCCTGTCATTTATATGATTAG
- a CDS encoding TetR/AcrR family transcriptional regulator — translation MSGTNRRVQFTRNALRGALLELIRQKPIKSITVTDLCSCADINRSTFYLHYKDVYDLLGEMENDLLAQMRGAFPPENEHALGMLPMIRVVYENRTLCLAIQGENGDPRFAERITRLSREAFVSRWRQTMPAREEHQILLIYSFVSAGAAAVLMQWLRDDCPESPEEVAELLRQFAESCFASFAPGTADKPKN, via the coding sequence ATGTCCGGTACCAACCGCCGCGTGCAGTTCACCCGGAACGCCCTGCGCGGCGCCCTGCTTGAGCTGATCCGGCAAAAGCCCATCAAAAGCATCACAGTGACCGATCTGTGCTCCTGCGCCGATATCAACCGCAGCACCTTCTACCTGCATTATAAGGATGTATACGATCTTTTGGGCGAAATGGAAAACGATCTGCTCGCTCAAATGAGGGGCGCATTCCCGCCCGAAAACGAGCACGCCCTCGGCATGCTGCCGATGATCCGCGTGGTGTACGAAAACCGCACGCTCTGTCTTGCCATTCAGGGCGAAAACGGCGATCCCCGCTTTGCCGAGCGGATTACCCGTCTGTCGCGCGAAGCGTTTGTTTCCCGTTGGCGGCAGACCATGCCCGCCCGCGAGGAGCACCAGATCCTGCTGATCTACTCCTTCGTCAGCGCCGGCGCGGCCGCCGTTTTGATGCAGTGGCTGCGGGACGACTGCCCCGAAAGTCCGGAAGAGGTGGCCGAGCTGCTCCGCCAGTTTGCGGAAAGCTGCTTTGCTTCCTTTGCGCCGGGTACGGCGGACAAGCCTAAAAACTAA
- a CDS encoding MATE family efflux transporter, protein MTRTYLQTLLCFGPFFVLNNVCVAFVRNDGAPGLAMFGMLFGSFANIVLDYLFIFPCGLGIFGAALATGASPILSMLVLSRHFKTPARGFHFRKTPVRPRLFGAICAPGLSSLVGELSTGFVLLLFNIVILRLAGNMGVAAYGIVANLSIVAISIFTGIAQGTQPLLSGCYGRGEQASLGLLVRRAAVLALLIASALYAVVFLFAGPLAAAFNSEGSAALTALAVPGLRIYFGGLWFCGVNIIAAAFFSAVGRPVWGFLLSLMRGLIVIVPVLLTLSYLFGMTGVWAVSPVMEGVTLLFTLSLLAAYFRKAA, encoded by the coding sequence ATGACGCGCACCTACTTGCAAACCCTTTTGTGCTTCGGCCCATTTTTTGTGTTGAACAACGTGTGCGTCGCCTTTGTGCGCAACGACGGCGCGCCCGGCTTGGCAATGTTCGGCATGCTCTTTGGCAGCTTCGCCAACATTGTACTAGATTATTTGTTTATTTTCCCCTGCGGGCTTGGCATTTTCGGCGCGGCCCTCGCGACCGGCGCTTCGCCCATTTTGAGCATGCTGGTGCTTTCCCGCCATTTCAAAACCCCGGCGCGCGGGTTTCATTTCCGCAAAACGCCGGTTCGCCCCAGACTGTTCGGCGCGATCTGCGCACCCGGCCTTTCCTCTCTGGTGGGCGAGCTGTCCACCGGCTTTGTGCTGCTGCTGTTCAACATTGTCATCCTGCGGCTGGCGGGCAATATGGGCGTGGCGGCGTACGGCATCGTCGCCAACCTGTCCATCGTTGCCATCTCCATTTTCACCGGCATCGCGCAGGGCACGCAGCCGCTGCTCTCCGGCTGCTACGGACGCGGCGAGCAGGCTTCGCTCGGCTTGCTGGTGCGGCGCGCGGCCGTTCTGGCGCTTCTTATCGCCTCCGCGCTTTACGCGGTCGTGTTCCTGTTCGCCGGGCCGCTTGCCGCAGCCTTTAACAGCGAAGGCTCCGCCGCCCTTACCGCGCTTGCCGTGCCCGGCCTGCGCATTTACTTCGGCGGGCTTTGGTTCTGCGGCGTCAATATCATCGCGGCGGCGTTTTTCAGCGCGGTCGGCAGGCCTGTATGGGGCTTTCTGCTCTCGCTGATGCGCGGGCTGATCGTTATCGTTCCCGTGCTGCTCACCCTGTCCTATCTGTTTGGTATGACCGGCGTGTGGGCGGTCTCTCCCGTGATGGAAGGCGTCACGCTGCTATTCACGCTCAGCCTGCTTGCGGCGTATTTCCGCAAAGCCGCATAA
- a CDS encoding ABC transporter ATP-binding protein: protein MENALEITGLCKQYAGFALQDVGFTLPRGSVMGFIGENGAGKTTTIKAILNLIRPDSGDIRVLGLDNRKDERAFKERIGVVLEDGSFLNTLNACHVDTLLGKAYQNWHSDQFFGFMKRFHIDEKKPIKDYSKGMRMKVAIASALSHDAELLIMDEPTSGLDPIVRDEVLDVFYDFMQDERHAILLSSHITSDLDKIADFITFIHNGQIALSEPRDELLDTYGVLRCTADQMAALSPEAVRAKRAGAFGCEALVRRGQVPANWPVETVNIEQIMLFLTRGETF from the coding sequence ATGGAAAACGCATTGGAGATAACGGGCCTGTGCAAGCAGTACGCGGGGTTCGCGCTGCAAGACGTCGGCTTTACGCTGCCACGCGGCAGCGTGATGGGGTTCATCGGGGAAAACGGCGCGGGCAAGACCACCACGATCAAGGCGATCCTGAACCTGATTCGCCCGGACAGCGGCGATATCCGCGTGCTTGGGCTGGACAACCGAAAGGACGAGAGGGCGTTTAAGGAACGCATCGGCGTTGTTTTGGAGGATGGCAGCTTCTTAAACACGCTCAACGCCTGCCATGTCGATACGCTGCTGGGCAAGGCTTACCAAAACTGGCATTCGGATCAGTTCTTCGGCTTTATGAAGCGCTTTCATATCGATGAAAAGAAGCCGATCAAGGATTACTCCAAGGGAATGCGGATGAAGGTGGCGATCGCGTCCGCGCTGTCGCACGACGCTGAATTGCTGATCATGGACGAACCGACCAGCGGCCTTGATCCGATCGTGCGCGACGAGGTGCTCGATGTGTTTTACGATTTTATGCAGGATGAACGGCACGCGATTCTGCTGTCCAGCCACATCACAAGCGATCTGGACAAAATAGCCGATTTCATCACCTTTATACACAATGGGCAGATCGCACTGTCTGAGCCGCGCGACGAGCTGCTGGATACCTACGGCGTGCTGCGCTGCACCGCCGATCAAATGGCCGCGCTGTCGCCGGAGGCGGTGCGTGCAAAGCGCGCGGGCGCGTTCGGCTGCGAGGCGCTGGTGCGGCGCGGTCAGGTGCCCGCGAACTGGCCGGTGGAAACGGTCAATATCGAACAAATCATGCTGTTTTTAACAAGAGGGGAGACTTTCTGA